A single window of Doryrhamphus excisus isolate RoL2022-K1 chromosome 5, RoL_Dexc_1.0, whole genome shotgun sequence DNA harbors:
- the cks2 gene encoding cyclin-dependent kinases regulatory subunit 2: protein MSKKEIYYSDKYNDDAFEYRHVVLPKQLSKLVPPTHLMSEDEWRGLGVQQSQGWIHYMIHKPEPHILLFRRPLAKD from the exons ATGTCCAAGAAGGAGATTTACTACTCTGACAAGTACAACGACGACGCCTTCGAGTACAG GCATGTGGTGCTACCGAAGCAGCTGTCCAAGCTAGTACCTCCAACTCACCTGATGTCCGAAGACGAATGGCGGGGCCTCGGCGTCCAGCAGAGCCAAGGGTGGATCCACTACATGATCCACAAACCGG AGCCCCACATCCTGCTCTTTAGAAGACCCCTGGCCAAGGATTAA